In Frondihabitans sp. PAMC 28766, a genomic segment contains:
- a CDS encoding LLM class flavin-dependent oxidoreductase: MANATAQGPVQFGIFSVGDITTDPTTGITPTEHERLKAMITIAKHAEEVGLDVYAAGEHHNPPFANSSPTTLLATIAAQTERIILSTATTLITTNDPVKIAEDFALLQHISDGRVDLTLGRGNTGPVYPWFGKDIRQGINLAIENYALLHRLWTEEVVDWKGHFRTPLQGFTATPRPLDDVAPFVWHGSIRSTEIAEQAAYYGDGFFANHIFWPASHTAQMVRLYRERFEHYGHGRADQAIVGLGGQAFIAKNSQDAKNQFRPYFDNAPVYGHGPSMEDFTSQTPLTVGSPQEVIDRTLGFRDYVGDYQRQLFLMDHAGLPLKTVLEQLDLLGSEVVPVLRAEMAKNRPVDIPDGPTHAGLVAARAAATAVTPEEVSA; the protein is encoded by the coding sequence ATGGCAAACGCAACGGCACAGGGTCCGGTCCAGTTCGGCATCTTCTCGGTCGGAGACATCACGACCGACCCGACCACGGGCATCACGCCAACCGAGCACGAACGCCTGAAGGCGATGATCACCATCGCCAAGCACGCCGAAGAGGTCGGCCTCGACGTCTACGCCGCGGGCGAGCACCACAACCCGCCGTTCGCGAACTCGAGCCCCACGACTCTGCTCGCGACGATCGCGGCTCAGACCGAGCGCATCATCCTCTCCACCGCCACGACGCTGATCACCACCAACGACCCGGTGAAGATCGCCGAAGACTTCGCGCTGCTGCAGCACATCAGCGACGGCCGCGTCGACCTCACGCTCGGCCGCGGCAACACCGGCCCCGTCTACCCGTGGTTCGGCAAAGACATCCGCCAGGGCATCAACCTGGCCATCGAGAACTACGCGCTGCTCCACCGCCTCTGGACGGAGGAGGTCGTCGACTGGAAGGGCCACTTCCGCACCCCGCTGCAGGGCTTCACCGCCACGCCCCGCCCGCTCGACGACGTCGCGCCGTTCGTCTGGCACGGCTCCATCCGCTCGACCGAGATCGCCGAGCAGGCCGCGTACTACGGCGACGGCTTCTTCGCCAACCACATCTTCTGGCCCGCGTCGCACACCGCGCAGATGGTGCGCCTCTACCGCGAGCGCTTCGAGCACTACGGCCACGGCCGCGCCGACCAGGCGATCGTCGGCCTCGGCGGTCAGGCGTTCATCGCCAAGAATTCGCAGGATGCCAAGAACCAGTTCCGCCCCTACTTCGACAACGCGCCTGTCTACGGTCACGGCCCGTCGATGGAGGATTTCACCTCGCAGACCCCGCTCACCGTGGGCAGCCCGCAGGAGGTCATCGACCGCACCCTCGGCTTCCGCGACTACGTCGGCGACTACCAGCGTCAGCTCTTCCTGATGGACCACGCGGGCCTCCCGCTGAAGACCGTCCTCGAGCAGCTCGATCTGCTGGGTTCGGAGGTCGTGCCGGTGCTTCGCGCCGAGATGGCGAAGAACCGCCCGGTCGACATCCCCGACGGCCCCACCCACGCCGGCCTCGTCGCGGCTCGTGCCGCC
- a CDS encoding ABC transporter substrate-binding protein, whose product MSTPRAAVSRRGFLGLIGGSAAVTALAACSTGGGGGSASRPLKFWNMPWGGPQFNPTDKQITLGYKPASGLSTPTYQAVQWANFTQTFATAMASKTGPAVSSGGGTQAFQFAKQGFIAEADDLVDSWKKNGIYDDFLPGLLDTMKTPSGYVAVPYNLDMRVLWYNKSLLEKAGAEPPTDWQSYLDTAAALKKIGVYGFAANGNASGGNAFQMIVGFMINNGGGIFDAEGKPNLVTTANIQALEFIEENIRKGYVDPGAISYTATNSNSQWKAEKFGMGIDVPGLAANVGGTTAADLVVGDPIASDSGKKGALYFPNNIMMYKNTPSQKDSEAFLTYYYKHMAELWTKKTGIGLPVLKSIASTPEFQSDPNQVKIVKVWQPVAKTWAAPGGTALFSNVSYVDSTTPMNTFMQNVLSGKTPKESLTALQTTLKGEIK is encoded by the coding sequence ATGTCGACTCCACGAGCAGCCGTGTCCCGTCGAGGATTCCTCGGCCTCATCGGCGGGAGCGCCGCCGTCACGGCGCTGGCCGCCTGCAGCACCGGGGGAGGAGGAGGCAGCGCATCCCGACCCCTCAAATTCTGGAACATGCCCTGGGGCGGCCCCCAGTTCAACCCCACCGACAAGCAGATCACCCTCGGGTACAAGCCGGCGTCCGGCCTGTCGACTCCGACCTATCAAGCCGTCCAGTGGGCCAACTTCACCCAGACGTTCGCCACGGCGATGGCCTCGAAGACCGGCCCTGCGGTCTCGTCGGGCGGAGGCACCCAGGCCTTCCAGTTCGCGAAGCAGGGGTTCATCGCCGAGGCCGACGACCTCGTCGACAGCTGGAAGAAGAACGGCATCTACGACGACTTCCTCCCCGGCCTCCTCGACACCATGAAGACCCCGAGCGGCTACGTGGCCGTGCCCTACAACCTCGACATGCGAGTGCTCTGGTACAACAAGAGTCTGCTCGAGAAGGCCGGCGCCGAGCCCCCGACCGACTGGCAGTCCTACCTCGACACGGCAGCCGCCCTGAAGAAGATCGGCGTCTACGGGTTCGCGGCCAACGGCAATGCGTCCGGCGGCAACGCCTTCCAGATGATCGTCGGGTTCATGATCAACAACGGCGGCGGCATCTTCGACGCCGAGGGCAAGCCGAACCTCGTCACGACGGCGAACATCCAGGCGCTCGAGTTCATCGAGGAGAACATCCGCAAGGGCTACGTCGACCCCGGCGCCATCAGCTACACGGCGACCAACTCGAACTCGCAGTGGAAGGCCGAGAAGTTCGGCATGGGGATCGACGTGCCGGGGCTTGCCGCGAACGTCGGCGGCACGACGGCGGCCGACCTCGTGGTCGGCGATCCCATCGCCAGCGATTCGGGCAAGAAGGGTGCGCTCTACTTCCCGAACAACATCATGATGTACAAGAACACCCCGAGTCAGAAAGACAGCGAGGCCTTCCTCACGTATTACTACAAGCACATGGCCGAGCTGTGGACGAAGAAGACGGGCATCGGTCTGCCGGTACTCAAGTCGATCGCCTCCACCCCGGAATTCCAGTCGGACCCCAACCAGGTGAAGATCGTGAAGGTCTGGCAGCCGGTCGCGAAGACCTGGGCGGCACCCGGCGGCACGGCCCTCTTCTCGAACGTCAGTTACGTCGACAGCACGACCCCGATGAACACGTTCATGCAGAACGTCCTGTCGGGCAAGACGCCGAAGGAGTCGCTCACGGCCCTGCAGACGACCCTGAAGGGCGAGATCAAGTAA
- a CDS encoding substrate-binding domain-containing protein — MPALVDLVLTAVDNAWATRALSGIEAEATDAGIGVVMTIARDTDEWMTRLMRRRSEGAVIVGLGPTGVQLGALAAAGIPVVLVDPVIKPPDDVSSVGSTNWEGGRSAGEHLVGLGHRRIGIVDAGPGTLYNAARVDGFRSALTNAGLDLPTSRIVHGDWSRDAAGEAVLPVLAGADRPTALFACSESMAFGIYDAAASLGLRIPQDLSVVGFDDLPEAQWATPPMTTVQQPTAEMGSVALRILLDLIRDRRAPRGRPRGVTRIELATHFVVRGSTAPPEA; from the coding sequence ATGCCGGCCCTGGTAGACCTCGTCCTGACCGCCGTCGACAACGCTTGGGCGACTCGCGCGCTGAGCGGCATCGAGGCCGAGGCGACCGACGCCGGAATCGGCGTGGTCATGACGATCGCGCGCGACACGGACGAATGGATGACGCGGCTGATGCGCCGTCGCTCGGAGGGGGCCGTCATCGTCGGCCTCGGGCCGACCGGGGTGCAGCTCGGCGCTCTGGCGGCCGCCGGCATTCCCGTGGTGCTCGTCGACCCTGTGATCAAGCCGCCCGACGACGTCTCGAGCGTGGGCTCGACGAACTGGGAAGGGGGGCGCTCGGCCGGCGAGCACCTCGTCGGCCTCGGGCATCGCCGCATCGGGATCGTCGACGCGGGGCCTGGCACCCTGTACAACGCCGCCCGCGTCGACGGCTTCCGCTCGGCACTCACGAATGCGGGGCTCGACCTGCCGACGTCGAGGATCGTGCACGGAGACTGGTCGCGCGACGCGGCCGGCGAGGCCGTCCTCCCGGTGTTGGCCGGTGCCGACCGCCCGACGGCTCTCTTCGCATGTTCGGAGAGCATGGCGTTCGGCATCTACGACGCGGCCGCGTCGCTCGGCTTACGGATCCCGCAGGATCTCAGCGTGGTCGGCTTCGACGACCTGCCCGAGGCGCAGTGGGCGACGCCGCCGATGACGACCGTGCAGCAGCCGACGGCCGAGATGGGATCGGTGGCACTACGGATCCTGCTGGATCTGATCCGAGACCGGCGGGCTCCGCGTGGTCGACCGCGTGGTGTCACGCGGATCGAGCTCGCCACCCATTTCGTGGTGCGCGGCTCGACCGCGCCGCCGGAAGCCTGA
- a CDS encoding excalibur calcium-binding domain-containing protein: protein MISPRLAIAATVLTAAIAVPSVITATESASATTASAAKYANCTALHKTYKYGVMKPGTKYNVIHHTGKANTDKKITGTPKSDLTLYNANSKLDADKDGIACELD, encoded by the coding sequence ATGATCTCCCCACGTCTCGCGATCGCCGCCACCGTGCTCACGGCGGCCATCGCCGTGCCCTCCGTGATCACCGCCACCGAATCGGCCTCTGCCACGACCGCGTCCGCTGCGAAGTACGCGAACTGCACGGCACTCCACAAGACGTACAAGTACGGCGTCATGAAGCCCGGCACGAAGTACAACGTGATCCACCACACGGGCAAAGCGAACACCGACAAGAAGATCACCGGCACCCCGAAGTCCGACCTCACCCTCTACAACGCGAACTCGAAGCTCGACGCCGACAAAGACGGCATCGCCTGCGAGCTCGACTGA